The Planctomycetota bacterium genome has a window encoding:
- a CDS encoding glycosyltransferase family 4 protein yields the protein MTRLLLFVTDLKPGGTPTVVKELATRLPTDDLHVEVACLGGMDAVATELVDAGVDVTAFDVGVLGLPHAVARLGRLVDEHEIDVVLSLLVHANTVAAIASRGRPGVRWWQSIQTTQPRPRWHWPVQRWAAKHATGVIVPSPSVADVARSRAGVAADRVHVIPNGVDEATVVDQPKPARDAGSPLCVVFFGRFDPVKRVPMLIDAVRQVENVTLDVFGDGPERSRIEQAASGSNRVHIHGWADKDVALADADVLVLPSEAEGFGLVLIEAMAAGVPVIGADAPGIRDVIRHDDTGLLFDLAGARRPTLTETLSQARDEAALLHRLSDQALRWVRTERLWTSVIERYRMRLVNQ from the coding sequence ATGACGCGGCTGTTGCTGTTTGTCACCGACCTCAAGCCCGGCGGCACGCCGACGGTCGTCAAGGAGTTGGCGACGCGACTGCCGACGGACGATCTGCATGTCGAGGTCGCCTGCCTCGGCGGGATGGACGCGGTCGCGACGGAGCTGGTCGACGCGGGCGTCGACGTGACGGCCTTCGACGTCGGTGTCCTCGGCTTGCCTCACGCTGTCGCGCGCCTCGGCAGACTCGTCGATGAGCATGAGATCGACGTCGTGCTAAGCCTGCTGGTCCATGCGAACACCGTCGCAGCGATCGCATCGCGTGGTCGGCCGGGCGTGCGATGGTGGCAGTCGATTCAGACGACGCAGCCGCGTCCGCGATGGCACTGGCCGGTGCAGCGTTGGGCCGCGAAGCATGCGACCGGCGTCATCGTGCCGTCGCCAAGCGTGGCCGATGTCGCGCGATCCCGAGCTGGCGTCGCGGCCGATCGGGTGCACGTCATCCCGAACGGCGTCGATGAAGCGACCGTCGTCGATCAGCCGAAGCCGGCTCGGGACGCCGGTTCGCCGCTCTGCGTCGTCTTCTTTGGGCGGTTCGATCCGGTGAAGCGCGTCCCGATGCTGATCGACGCTGTTCGCCAGGTCGAGAACGTCACGCTCGACGTCTTCGGCGACGGCCCGGAGCGAAGCCGCATCGAACAGGCGGCGTCTGGCTCAAATCGCGTCCACATCCATGGTTGGGCCGACAAAGACGTTGCTCTTGCCGACGCCGACGTGCTGGTTTTGCCCAGCGAGGCAGAAGGCTTCGGTCTCGTCCTCATCGAAGCTATGGCCGCGGGCGTGCCTGTGATCGGTGCCGACGCCCCCGGCATCCGCGACGTCATTCGCCACGACGACACTGGCCTGCTCTTCGACCTCGCCGGCGCTCGTCGTCCGACGCTGACCGAGACGCTCAGCCAAGCGCGAGACGAAGCCGCACTCTTGCATCGACTCTCCGATCAAGCACTTCGCTGGGTCCGCACCGAACGACTCTGGACCTCCGTCATCGAGCGATATCGGATGCGTCTCGTAAATCAATGA
- a CDS encoding gamma-glutamyl-gamma-aminobutyrate hydrolase family protein (Members of this family of hydrolases with an active site Cys residue belong to MEROPS family C26.) gives MEPIKRKPVIGITLDHDRSRDRYQLSYACVEAVRLAGGEPVLLPFHDDLELPSFVQGIVFSGGNDPDPAAWGEEWHPACNQVDPKRERHERSLVTEAERRGIPALGICFGMQIMNLVRGGSLIQHLGDLGRAELHARQPEGWSKRHDVALRPESLLAKTCGVVALAVNTSHHQSVGRVGEGLVASAVAQDTTVEAIEDPTKPFWLGVQWHPERQSIEGESRQAALFEALVRAAS, from the coding sequence ATTGAGCCCATCAAACGCAAGCCCGTCATCGGCATCACCCTCGATCACGACCGGAGCCGCGACCGGTACCAGTTGTCGTATGCCTGCGTCGAAGCCGTCCGCCTCGCCGGCGGCGAACCGGTGCTGCTGCCGTTTCACGATGACCTGGAACTGCCGTCGTTTGTTCAGGGCATCGTCTTTTCCGGCGGCAACGATCCTGATCCGGCGGCCTGGGGCGAAGAGTGGCATCCAGCCTGCAATCAGGTCGACCCGAAGCGCGAGCGACACGAGCGCTCCCTCGTCACGGAGGCGGAGCGTCGCGGCATCCCGGCGCTGGGCATCTGCTTCGGCATGCAGATCATGAACCTCGTCCGCGGCGGAAGCCTCATCCAGCACCTGGGCGACCTCGGCCGGGCTGAACTCCACGCACGCCAGCCCGAAGGCTGGAGCAAACGGCACGACGTCGCGCTCCGGCCGGAGAGCCTCCTTGCCAAGACCTGCGGCGTCGTCGCTCTGGCCGTCAACACCAGCCACCACCAGTCCGTCGGCCGGGTCGGCGAGGGGCTTGTCGCGTCGGCCGTCGCGCAGGACACGACGGTCGAGGCCATCGAAGATCCGACGAAGCCGTTCTGGCTCGGCGTGCAGTGGCACCCGGAGCGACAGTCGATCGAAGGCGAGTCGCGACAGGCAGCTTTGTTCGAAGCGCTGGTGCGGGCGGCGTCATGA